In the genome of Elephas maximus indicus isolate mEleMax1 chromosome 6, mEleMax1 primary haplotype, whole genome shotgun sequence, one region contains:
- the DAW1 gene encoding dynein assembly factor with WDR repeat domains 1 isoform X3 — protein sequence MKLKSLLLRYYPPGIMLEYEKNGELKTRSIDLLDLSPSTDVRALVDEIQKAEPLITTSRTEQVKLLIQRLQDKLGQHKDHKFYLFKVLRAHILPLTNVALNKSGSCFITGSYDRTCKLWDTASGEELHTLEGHRNVVYAIAFNNPYGDKIATGSFDKTCKLWSVETGKCYHTFRGHTAEIVCLSFNPQSTLVATGSMDTTAKLWDVQNGEEVFTLTGHSAEIISLSFNTAGNRIITGSFDHTVSVWDAATGRKVYTLIGHCAEISSALFNWDCSLILTGSMDKTCMLWDATNGKCVATLTGHDDEILDSCFDFTGKFIATASADDFFQPPRKPSFNWQL from the exons GAATTATGTTGGAATATGAAAAAAATGGAGAATTGAAGACCAGATCCATAGACTTGCTTGATCTCAGTCCTAG TACTGATGTCAGGGCCTTAGTAGATGAGATCCAGAAAGCGGAACCTCTTATCACCACTTCACGAACAGAACAAGTGAAACTTTTAATACAGAGGTTACAAGATAAACTTGGCCAGCACAAGGACCACAAATTCTATCTTTTTAAG GTCCTCAGAGCACACATTCTACCACTGACCAATGTTGCGCTCAACAAGTCGGGCTCATG CTTTATCACAGGAAGCTACGACCGGACGTGCAAACTCTGGGACACCGCTTCAGGAGAGGAGCTCCACACCCTGGAGGGCCACAGGAATGTGGTCTATGCCATAGCCTTCAACAATCCCTATGG tgACAAAATTGCCACTGGTTCCTTCGATAAGACATGTAAACTATGGAGTGTAGAGACAGGAAAATGTTATCATACCTTTCGGGGCCATACAGCAGAAATA GTGTGTTTATCATTTAACCCCCAAAGCACATTGGTGGCTACAGGAAGTATGGacacaactgccaaactgtgGGATGTTCAGAATGGAGAGGAGGTGTTCACCCTGACA GGACATTCAGCTGAAATCATCTCCTTGTCATTCAACACAGCTGGAAACAGAATCATCACGGGCTCTTTTGATCACACAGTCTCCGTGTGGGACGCTGCGACGGGGAG GAAGGTGTATACCTTAATTGGTCATTGTGCTGAGATTAGCAGTGCATTATTCAACTGGGACTGCTCTCTGATATTAACTGGCTCGATGGATAAGACCTGCATG CTATGGGATGCTACAAATGGAAAATGTGTGGCAACCCTAACAGGCCATGATGACGAAATACTAGACAGCTGCTTTGATTTCACTGGAAAGTTTATTGCAACTGCTTCAGCTGATG ATTTCTTTCAACCCCCAAGGAAACCGTCTTTTAACTGGCAGCTCTGA
- the DAW1 gene encoding dynein assembly factor with WDR repeat domains 1 isoform X1: MKLKSLLLRYYPPGIMLEYEKNGELKTRSIDLLDLSPSTDVRALVDEIQKAEPLITTSRTEQVKLLIQRLQDKLGQHKDHKFYLFKVLRAHILPLTNVALNKSGSCFITGSYDRTCKLWDTASGEELHTLEGHRNVVYAIAFNNPYGDKIATGSFDKTCKLWSVETGKCYHTFRGHTAEIVCLSFNPQSTLVATGSMDTTAKLWDVQNGEEVFTLTGHSAEIISLSFNTAGNRIITGSFDHTVSVWDAATGRKVYTLIGHCAEISSALFNWDCSLILTGSMDKTCMLWDATNGKCVATLTGHDDEILDSCFDFTGKFIATASADGTARVFSAATRKCITKLEGHEGEISKISFNPQGNRLLTGSSDRTARLWDAHTGQCLQVLEGHTDEIFSCAFNYKGDTIITGSKDNTCRIWR, from the exons GAATTATGTTGGAATATGAAAAAAATGGAGAATTGAAGACCAGATCCATAGACTTGCTTGATCTCAGTCCTAG TACTGATGTCAGGGCCTTAGTAGATGAGATCCAGAAAGCGGAACCTCTTATCACCACTTCACGAACAGAACAAGTGAAACTTTTAATACAGAGGTTACAAGATAAACTTGGCCAGCACAAGGACCACAAATTCTATCTTTTTAAG GTCCTCAGAGCACACATTCTACCACTGACCAATGTTGCGCTCAACAAGTCGGGCTCATG CTTTATCACAGGAAGCTACGACCGGACGTGCAAACTCTGGGACACCGCTTCAGGAGAGGAGCTCCACACCCTGGAGGGCCACAGGAATGTGGTCTATGCCATAGCCTTCAACAATCCCTATGG tgACAAAATTGCCACTGGTTCCTTCGATAAGACATGTAAACTATGGAGTGTAGAGACAGGAAAATGTTATCATACCTTTCGGGGCCATACAGCAGAAATA GTGTGTTTATCATTTAACCCCCAAAGCACATTGGTGGCTACAGGAAGTATGGacacaactgccaaactgtgGGATGTTCAGAATGGAGAGGAGGTGTTCACCCTGACA GGACATTCAGCTGAAATCATCTCCTTGTCATTCAACACAGCTGGAAACAGAATCATCACGGGCTCTTTTGATCACACAGTCTCCGTGTGGGACGCTGCGACGGGGAG GAAGGTGTATACCTTAATTGGTCATTGTGCTGAGATTAGCAGTGCATTATTCAACTGGGACTGCTCTCTGATATTAACTGGCTCGATGGATAAGACCTGCATG CTATGGGATGCTACAAATGGAAAATGTGTGGCAACCCTAACAGGCCATGATGACGAAATACTAGACAGCTGCTTTGATTTCACTGGAAAGTTTATTGCAACTGCTTCAGCTGATG GAACAGCGCGAGTGTTCAGTGCAGCCACAAGAAAATGCATTACCAAATTGGAAGGGCACGAAGGTGAAATTTCAAAG ATTTCTTTCAACCCCCAAGGAAACCGTCTTTTAACTGGCAGCTCTGATAGAACAGCTAGGCTCTGGGATGCTCACACTGGCCAGTGCCTCCAGGTTCTGGAGGGGCACACAGATGAGATCTTCTCCTGTGCTTTCAACTATAAGGGCGATACCATCATCACAG GCAGCAAGGATAACACCTGTAGGATATGGCGTTGA
- the DAW1 gene encoding dynein assembly factor with WDR repeat domains 1 isoform X2: protein MLEYEKNGELKTRSIDLLDLSPSTDVRALVDEIQKAEPLITTSRTEQVKLLIQRLQDKLGQHKDHKFYLFKVLRAHILPLTNVALNKSGSCFITGSYDRTCKLWDTASGEELHTLEGHRNVVYAIAFNNPYGDKIATGSFDKTCKLWSVETGKCYHTFRGHTAEIVCLSFNPQSTLVATGSMDTTAKLWDVQNGEEVFTLTGHSAEIISLSFNTAGNRIITGSFDHTVSVWDAATGRKVYTLIGHCAEISSALFNWDCSLILTGSMDKTCMLWDATNGKCVATLTGHDDEILDSCFDFTGKFIATASADGTARVFSAATRKCITKLEGHEGEISKISFNPQGNRLLTGSSDRTARLWDAHTGQCLQVLEGHTDEIFSCAFNYKGDTIITGSKDNTCRIWR, encoded by the exons ATGTTGGAATATGAAAAAAATGGAGAATTGAAGACCAGATCCATAGACTTGCTTGATCTCAGTCCTAG TACTGATGTCAGGGCCTTAGTAGATGAGATCCAGAAAGCGGAACCTCTTATCACCACTTCACGAACAGAACAAGTGAAACTTTTAATACAGAGGTTACAAGATAAACTTGGCCAGCACAAGGACCACAAATTCTATCTTTTTAAG GTCCTCAGAGCACACATTCTACCACTGACCAATGTTGCGCTCAACAAGTCGGGCTCATG CTTTATCACAGGAAGCTACGACCGGACGTGCAAACTCTGGGACACCGCTTCAGGAGAGGAGCTCCACACCCTGGAGGGCCACAGGAATGTGGTCTATGCCATAGCCTTCAACAATCCCTATGG tgACAAAATTGCCACTGGTTCCTTCGATAAGACATGTAAACTATGGAGTGTAGAGACAGGAAAATGTTATCATACCTTTCGGGGCCATACAGCAGAAATA GTGTGTTTATCATTTAACCCCCAAAGCACATTGGTGGCTACAGGAAGTATGGacacaactgccaaactgtgGGATGTTCAGAATGGAGAGGAGGTGTTCACCCTGACA GGACATTCAGCTGAAATCATCTCCTTGTCATTCAACACAGCTGGAAACAGAATCATCACGGGCTCTTTTGATCACACAGTCTCCGTGTGGGACGCTGCGACGGGGAG GAAGGTGTATACCTTAATTGGTCATTGTGCTGAGATTAGCAGTGCATTATTCAACTGGGACTGCTCTCTGATATTAACTGGCTCGATGGATAAGACCTGCATG CTATGGGATGCTACAAATGGAAAATGTGTGGCAACCCTAACAGGCCATGATGACGAAATACTAGACAGCTGCTTTGATTTCACTGGAAAGTTTATTGCAACTGCTTCAGCTGATG GAACAGCGCGAGTGTTCAGTGCAGCCACAAGAAAATGCATTACCAAATTGGAAGGGCACGAAGGTGAAATTTCAAAG ATTTCTTTCAACCCCCAAGGAAACCGTCTTTTAACTGGCAGCTCTGATAGAACAGCTAGGCTCTGGGATGCTCACACTGGCCAGTGCCTCCAGGTTCTGGAGGGGCACACAGATGAGATCTTCTCCTGTGCTTTCAACTATAAGGGCGATACCATCATCACAG GCAGCAAGGATAACACCTGTAGGATATGGCGTTGA